CTGGGGTTATGAGTATGATGGAGAATCCAGAACATTGGATATCCATATTCGTACTCTAAGGCAAAAGCTAGGAGATCTTGGTACGGAATGTATTAAAACAATTCGTAGTGTAGGATATCGCTTCGTGAAAAATTAAGGTATAGTTCTATAGGATACACGATAGCCCTTGATAGCATGTGTCGCAGATTTAGAATTGATGATTCACAGGAGACTAGAATGAAGAAAGCCATATTCCAGAGATTTATACTGGTGTTATCGCTGGCGCTTATTTTAAGCGGCAGTATTTTTGGTGCGGTAATCAGTAATATTATATTGGATAGGACGGAGAATGATATGCTTTACTCAATTCGTATAGCGGATTATGGGTTTGATTATTCAGGAGATATAAAAGAACAAGTACGAAGACTGAAAGATATCAAAGGAAATGAAGTATCCCGCTTTACAGTAATTGATCTTCATGGTAATGTTGTTGCAGATAGTGATGTCAATGACAGCACCATCATGGAAAATCATAGTGACAGGGAAGAGATCAAGGAAGCTATAAAAAACCGAGTCGGTTATGCTATTAGAAAATCGGATACGGTCTCTATATCCATGCTTTATGTTGCCTGTATATCGAAGGAGGAAAACTATATTCTACGTATGGCAGTACCTTTTTCCGGGGCTGAGGAATATATAGGGATATTAATTCCGGCAATACTAGCCAGTATTGGTATTACCTTATTAATATCAATCATCCTAGCGGAGCGTTTTTCTCGATCCGTTACAAAACCATTAAATGAGATTGCTGAGGAAATGCTAAAACTAAATGAGGAGGATCCTGAGTTTCATTTTAGAAAATATGAGTACGACGAAATGAATGTCATTGCCGAGACAACAATGCAGATGTCTAAGTCTGTGAAAGAATCCATGAAGCAAATTGAATTTGAAAAGCTGATTCGTCAGGAGTTTTTCTCAAATGCTTCCCATGAATTAAAAACACCACTTACTTCAATCTGTGGCTATATTGAGCTTCTGGAAAGTGATATGGTCCATGATGATAATATGAGGAAGGATTTCTTAAAGAGAATTAAAAAAGAGGCCGAAAACATGACCAACTTAATAGGAGATATTTTAATGATATCCAGACTTGAAACGAAAGAAGCAGAGGTTACACTCTCGGATGTCCGGATTAGCCCACTGCTCAATGAGGTATGTAATTCCCTAGAACCTTTAGCGAAGGAGTACCAGGTCACACTTAGCACAATATGCAGTCCATTGGTGATAAAGGCGAATGAACAGCAAATGAGAGAATTGTTTAATAATCTGATAATTAATGCTATTAAATATAATAAACCTGGAGGTAAGGTCAAGGTTACAATAAGTTCGGAAGGGAAAGAGATTCTAATTGTAGTGGAGGATACCGGTGTTGGTATTCCTAAGGAAGCGCAGCAAAGGATTTTTGAACGTTTTTATCGAGTTGATAAGGGAAGAAGTAAAAAAGTAGGAGGTACCGGATTGGGTCTTTCCATAGTAAAGCATATTGTAAATTATTATGGGGGATCTATCGAACTGGAAAGCAAGGTGATGGAAGGATCAAAATTTATGGTCCATCTGCCGAGAGAACAGTAAAAAAGGTATTAAACCATAAAAAAAATAAGTTTTTTATAAGATTTTTGTTAAATTTATTGAAAAATTAATTTATTTATGGTATATGTCGATATATAATATAGGAAAAAGGTACTAGATAAGAAGTTAAGCATCAGCGAAAGGAAGCATTCAAGGATGAAGAAAAGACTTAACATTATAATATTCAGTCTGTGTTTTATTATTGCAGTGATGGCAGAAGCCTACTGCTTTATTGTGTTGAAAGGGGATCTCATCAGCGTAATAGGAATCGGTATTGTTGTATTAATAACCGGCTATCTTATGATAGATTCCATCCTAAGTATGTTTATGAATCAACGGGAAGAAATGAAAAAACAGATAGAACAGCTTTATATAGAAGAATCAAAAAAATGGAATGAATGTTATGAGGAGCTCTTAAACTTACAAAAAGAGAACTATACTGCAGTAAAGAAAAACACAGAGATGCTTGAGAAACAATTAGAAGAGCTGATGCTTCGATTGGATACCTTAGAAAATAACAATTGCAATGCGATGAATAAAATATCAGAGTTACAACTTATGGATATGGAAGGTCAGAAGAAGGCACTTAATTTAGAAATAAAGTATCAAAGAGAAAACACGGAACAGTTGAAAAAAGCATTTATAAAGGTAGCCAATCAGATTGCTTCCAGCAAAGTTGTAGCAATGGATCATAAACATAAAATTGATGGTAAAAAAGAAGTAGGGAAAGATGCGAATAAAGTCGCACCTTCTGTAGTTCCACTTTACAATGATCCGAATAAAGAGCTGACAAAAGATGAAATAGCAGCCCTTTTCGAATCCTATGGTCAATAATTATAAATCGAGAAACTCATCGTTACGATACGAGCGTCGTCTTGCTCTCTTCTTATAGTAGGCATTTCTTCTCTTGAGGCGTGGACGCTCTACTAAAATATAATATAGGGTTATTATGATAAGGAATAATCCGACTATAATTCCGAGGATAATCGGACGCAGACTACTATCTGCTTTTTCCACAGTTGTTTCCTCCGGAATAGTAGTGGGATTATTTTGTTGTGTTTCAACCGGAGTTAACTTAAGCTTGTCCTCACCATGATATAGTATGTCTGCTCCTCCCACATACTTATTATTATAGGTATAAGAAATCTTACCAATTACGCCGTTATCCTTCTGTTCCGACGCAGGGAAAAAAACGACCTCTCTCTGTGCATCTTTAAGGGACGCTGAATTTGGTAATACCAGATATCCTTTATCGTCGGTAATGATCGGTGTATTCGATTTGCTTAACAGGGAATTATATTTTGTAAATAGAGGAGATTCATTTGATGTCTGGGTATCCTCCATATCAGCAATCGGATATATGGAAAAGTTCTCATATGCAAAGTCAAATAAATTCTGTGTATCAGTATATTGATGAGCACTACTATCATCCTTCATAATAACGCAGATTAGTTCTAAATCGCCTCTTTTTGCAACAGAAACCAAAGTATATTTGGCAACGCTGGTATATCCGGTTTTTCCACCAATACAACCATCATAGGTATAACCTTGATTTAATACAAATTTATGATGATTTCTAAGATATCTGGTTTCTGATTGAAGGTTTGTAGGCGGTATTTGATAAGTGCGAGTTGCAAAAATCTTACGAAACGCTTCATTTTTCATAGATTCCCTTGTGATCAAAGCCATATCATAGGCCGTTGTATAGTGATTCTCATCAGGAAGGCCATGTGGATTCATAAAATGAGTATTCTTGCAACCGATGCTTTTTGCACGCTCATTCATAAGTGAAGCAAAACTGTCAACGTCTCCCGATACAAATTCTGCAACGGCATGGGTAACCTCATTGGCAGATTCAAGGAGCATTCCATAAAGGCATTGTTGTATGGTAAGCTGCTCGCCTACATCGATTCCAATACGACTGCTGTCAAGATCTACATCAAAGACAGCGGACTTAGAAAAAGTAACAACATCTCCCATGGAGGAATTCTCTATGGCTAGTAAAGCAGTCATAATCTTTGTTATGCTGGCTGGATAATAAGTTTCATTGATATTTTTCTCATATAAAATAAGCCCGGTGGAAGCCTCCATAACAATCGCAGCTTCAGCATGAACGCTGGGTCCTTCAGGCCATTCCTGTTCTGAAGTTTCTTGTGAAGAGGTATCTGTTGTGGATGCAGATACAGCAACAGCAGACAGAGCAGGGGATATGAGCAATATCAGTGTACTTATTATTAATAATACCAGTCGTTTCATAAAACCTCCTAATAAACAAAGAAAACTACTTATCATGCCTTTCTTATTTTACTATAGGAAGAAAGGCATTGCAAATAAAAAACATAAGAAATTACGAATATTTCCATAAATAACGGAGAATTCCTTCGTAATTGGTTATC
The nucleotide sequence above comes from Variimorphobacter saccharofermentans. Encoded proteins:
- a CDS encoding sensor histidine kinase, with product MKKAIFQRFILVLSLALILSGSIFGAVISNIILDRTENDMLYSIRIADYGFDYSGDIKEQVRRLKDIKGNEVSRFTVIDLHGNVVADSDVNDSTIMENHSDREEIKEAIKNRVGYAIRKSDTVSISMLYVACISKEENYILRMAVPFSGAEEYIGILIPAILASIGITLLISIILAERFSRSVTKPLNEIAEEMLKLNEEDPEFHFRKYEYDEMNVIAETTMQMSKSVKESMKQIEFEKLIRQEFFSNASHELKTPLTSICGYIELLESDMVHDDNMRKDFLKRIKKEAENMTNLIGDILMISRLETKEAEVTLSDVRISPLLNEVCNSLEPLAKEYQVTLSTICSPLVIKANEQQMRELFNNLIINAIKYNKPGGKVKVTISSEGKEILIVVEDTGVGIPKEAQQRIFERFYRVDKGRSKKVGGTGLGLSIVKHIVNYYGGSIELESKVMEGSKFMVHLPREQ
- a CDS encoding D-alanyl-D-alanine carboxypeptidase family protein, with the protein product MKRLVLLIISTLILLISPALSAVAVSASTTDTSSQETSEQEWPEGPSVHAEAAIVMEASTGLILYEKNINETYYPASITKIMTALLAIENSSMGDVVTFSKSAVFDVDLDSSRIGIDVGEQLTIQQCLYGMLLESANEVTHAVAEFVSGDVDSFASLMNERAKSIGCKNTHFMNPHGLPDENHYTTAYDMALITRESMKNEAFRKIFATRTYQIPPTNLQSETRYLRNHHKFVLNQGYTYDGCIGGKTGYTSVAKYTLVSVAKRGDLELICVIMKDDSSAHQYTDTQNLFDFAYENFSIYPIADMEDTQTSNESPLFTKYNSLLSKSNTPIITDDKGYLVLPNSASLKDAQREVVFFPASEQKDNGVIGKISYTYNNKYVGGADILYHGEDKLKLTPVETQQNNPTTIPEETTVEKADSSLRPIILGIIVGLFLIIITLYYILVERPRLKRRNAYYKKRARRRSYRNDEFLDL